One region of Armigeres subalbatus isolate Guangzhou_Male chromosome 3, GZ_Asu_2, whole genome shotgun sequence genomic DNA includes:
- the LOC134226728 gene encoding long-chain-fatty-acid--CoA ligase 6 isoform X3, producing MSCCGSTEPIRPPINPGFQSDILRGPEQIHVSKFFKDAKDGKYVNSLADDARTLYQTFRKGVIASNNGPCLGWRDTLQSPYQWMNFNEALLRAKNFGSGLIALGLQPGPSTFVGIYSQNRPEWILFEQGCYCYSLVIVPLYDTLGPDASAFIIEQTEIAVVVVEDDKKANLLLDKAPKSLRKFVVIKEVRPATLQRAKNRGIDIHTFDEVEKLGAAKSFPEVEPKPSDICTVCYTSGTTGNPKGVMLSHMNVVSGVAGVFMQLGHHKPRAGDIMISFLPLAHMLERCCENGVYYNGGAVGFYSGDIKELTNDLKALRPTLMPAVPRLLNRVYDKIYSEVARSPVKKLLLRMALNAKEAEIKRGVVRRTSMWDKVVFRKVQEGFGGRLRLMVVGSAPLSPTVLTFCRAALGCLICEGYGQTECTAPITLTVQGDFVPGHVGPPVACNAIKLVDVPEMEYYASQQQGEICVKGANVFIGYYKDPVRTAETIDEDGWHHTGDIGQWLPNGTLKVIDRKKHIFKLSQGEYIVPEKIENAYIRSQYIEQVFVHGESLKSCVVAIVVPDVEVIKHWAVENNIPGTLSVLCSNPDVKQLILTDMIAWGKEFGLKSFEQVKDIYLHPDPFSVQNGLLTPTFKSRRPQIKSYFAPQLDDMYKHLD from the exons GGCCCTGAACAAATCCACGTGTCCAAATTCTTCAAAGATGCCAAGGATGGTAAATACGTCAACAGCCTGGCAGATGATGCTCGAACGCTGTATCAGACTTTCCGAAAAGGAGTCATCGCTTCAAATAATGGACCCTGTCTGGGATGGCGGGACACTCTACAGTCACCTTATCAG TGGATGAATTTTAACGAAGCTTTATTGAGGGCGAAAAATTTCGGCTCCGGACTGATTGCCCTTGGACTGCAACCCGGTCCAAGTACCTTCGTCGGCATATACTCCCAGAATCGTCCCGAATGGATCCTTTTTGAGCAGGGCTGTTATTGTTACTCGTTGGTTATTGTTCCTCTGTATGATACCCTTGGACCCGATGCCAGTGCGTTCATCATCGAGCAGACGGAAATCGCCGTTGTGGTGGTGGAAGATGACAAAAAGGCCAATCTACTGTTGGATAAAGCACCCAA ATCTCTTCGGAAGTTTGTGGTAATCAAAGAAGTCCGGCCAGCAACGTTGCAGCGTGCCAAGAATCGCGGCATCGATATTCACACGTTCGACGAGGTGGAAAAACTGGGCGCTGCCAAATCGTTCCCAGAGGTGGAACCCAAACCATCAGACATCTGTACGGTTTGCTATACATCGGGCACAACGGGTAACCCGAAGGGTGTTATGTTGTCGCACATGAATGTGGTGTCGGGTGTGGCCGGCGTATTCATGCAATTGGGACACCATAAACCGCGCGCAGGGGATATTATGATTTCGTTCCTCCCGCTGGCACATATGCTCGAGCGGTGCTGCGAAAACGGTGTCTACTACAATGGTGGTGCCGTTGGATTCTACTCAGGAGATATCAAGGAACTGACCAACGATTTGAAGGCCCTGCGACCAACTTTGATGCCGGCGGTTCCGAGGTTGCTGAATCGGGTGTACGACAAAATATATTCGGAAGTGGCGCGATCGCCGGTCAAGAAACTGCTGCTCCGAATGGCACTGAACGCGAAGGAAGCTGAAATCAAACGAGGAGTGGTGCGACGGACCAGCATGTGGGACAAGGTGGTGTTCCGAAAGGTTCAGGAAGGATTTGGCGGCCGGCTGCGGCTGATGGTTGTGGGATCGGCTCCTCTATCGCCCACCGTACTCACATTCTGTCGAGCGGCTCTTGGTTGTCTTATTTGCGAAGGCTACGGCCAGACGGAGTGCACCGCTCCGATTACGCTGACCGTTCAAGGTGATTTCGTTCCTGGGCACGTTGGTCCGCCGGTGGCGTGCAATGCTATAAAACTGGTCGATGTGCCAGAAATGGAATACTATGCCTCACAGCAGCAGGGAGAAATCTGCGTCAAAGGTGCCAATGTGTTTATTGG TTACTACAAAGATCCCGTCCGGACAGCGGAAACGATTGATGAAGACGGCTGGCATCACACCGGCGACATTGGACAGTGGCTACCGAACGGTACCCTCAAGGTAATCGACCGCAAAAAACATATCTTCAAGCTGAGTCAAGGCGAGTACATCGTTCCGGAGAAGATCGAAAATGCATACATTCGCAGTCAGTACATCGAGCAAGTGTTTGTTCACGGTGAAAGTCTGAAG AGCTGTGTCGTAGCGATTGTAGTGCCTGATGTGGAAGTGATCAAGCACTGGGCCGTCGAGAACAACATTCCGGGAACACTCAGCGTACTGTGCAGCAATCCGGACGTCAAGCAACTTATCTTGACCGACATGATCGCCTGGGGCAAGGAATTCGGACTCAAATCATTCGAGCAG GTCAAGGACATTTACCTACATCCGGATCCATTCTCGGTTCAGAACGGACTGCTGACCCCGACGTTCAAGAGTAGACGGCCTCAGATCAAGAGCTACTTTGCACCTCAACTGGACGACATGTACAAGCACCTGGACTGA
- the LOC134226728 gene encoding long-chain-fatty-acid--CoA ligase 5 isoform X2 produces MKDLKKSFVDELDGCLQYVGGTGGALALTGVAAATAYYYATRPTPEEPLVPLDNQCPIEDGPEQIHVSKFFKDAKDGKYVNSLADDARTLYQTFRKGVIASNNGPCLGWRDTLQSPYQWMNFNEALLRAKNFGSGLIALGLQPGPSTFVGIYSQNRPEWILFEQGCYCYSLVIVPLYDTLGPDASAFIIEQTEIAVVVVEDDKKANLLLDKAPKSLRKFVVIKEVRPATLQRAKNRGIDIHTFDEVEKLGAAKSFPEVEPKPSDICTVCYTSGTTGNPKGVMLSHMNVVSGVAGVFMQLGHHKPRAGDIMISFLPLAHMLERCCENGVYYNGGAVGFYSGDIKELTNDLKALRPTLMPAVPRLLNRVYDKIYSEVARSPVKKLLLRMALNAKEAEIKRGVVRRTSMWDKVVFRKVQEGFGGRLRLMVVGSAPLSPTVLTFCRAALGCLICEGYGQTECTAPITLTVQGDFVPGHVGPPVACNAIKLVDVPEMEYYASQQQGEICVKGANVFIGYYKDPVRTAETIDEDGWHHTGDIGQWLPNGTLKVIDRKKHIFKLSQGEYIVPEKIENAYIRSQYIEQVFVHGESLKSCVVAIVVPDVEVIKHWAVENNIPGTLSVLCSNPDVKQLILTDMIAWGKEFGLKSFEQVKDIYLHPDPFSVQNGLLTPTFKSRRPQIKSYFAPQLDDMYKHLD; encoded by the exons GGCCCTGAACAAATCCACGTGTCCAAATTCTTCAAAGATGCCAAGGATGGTAAATACGTCAACAGCCTGGCAGATGATGCTCGAACGCTGTATCAGACTTTCCGAAAAGGAGTCATCGCTTCAAATAATGGACCCTGTCTGGGATGGCGGGACACTCTACAGTCACCTTATCAG TGGATGAATTTTAACGAAGCTTTATTGAGGGCGAAAAATTTCGGCTCCGGACTGATTGCCCTTGGACTGCAACCCGGTCCAAGTACCTTCGTCGGCATATACTCCCAGAATCGTCCCGAATGGATCCTTTTTGAGCAGGGCTGTTATTGTTACTCGTTGGTTATTGTTCCTCTGTATGATACCCTTGGACCCGATGCCAGTGCGTTCATCATCGAGCAGACGGAAATCGCCGTTGTGGTGGTGGAAGATGACAAAAAGGCCAATCTACTGTTGGATAAAGCACCCAA ATCTCTTCGGAAGTTTGTGGTAATCAAAGAAGTCCGGCCAGCAACGTTGCAGCGTGCCAAGAATCGCGGCATCGATATTCACACGTTCGACGAGGTGGAAAAACTGGGCGCTGCCAAATCGTTCCCAGAGGTGGAACCCAAACCATCAGACATCTGTACGGTTTGCTATACATCGGGCACAACGGGTAACCCGAAGGGTGTTATGTTGTCGCACATGAATGTGGTGTCGGGTGTGGCCGGCGTATTCATGCAATTGGGACACCATAAACCGCGCGCAGGGGATATTATGATTTCGTTCCTCCCGCTGGCACATATGCTCGAGCGGTGCTGCGAAAACGGTGTCTACTACAATGGTGGTGCCGTTGGATTCTACTCAGGAGATATCAAGGAACTGACCAACGATTTGAAGGCCCTGCGACCAACTTTGATGCCGGCGGTTCCGAGGTTGCTGAATCGGGTGTACGACAAAATATATTCGGAAGTGGCGCGATCGCCGGTCAAGAAACTGCTGCTCCGAATGGCACTGAACGCGAAGGAAGCTGAAATCAAACGAGGAGTGGTGCGACGGACCAGCATGTGGGACAAGGTGGTGTTCCGAAAGGTTCAGGAAGGATTTGGCGGCCGGCTGCGGCTGATGGTTGTGGGATCGGCTCCTCTATCGCCCACCGTACTCACATTCTGTCGAGCGGCTCTTGGTTGTCTTATTTGCGAAGGCTACGGCCAGACGGAGTGCACCGCTCCGATTACGCTGACCGTTCAAGGTGATTTCGTTCCTGGGCACGTTGGTCCGCCGGTGGCGTGCAATGCTATAAAACTGGTCGATGTGCCAGAAATGGAATACTATGCCTCACAGCAGCAGGGAGAAATCTGCGTCAAAGGTGCCAATGTGTTTATTGG TTACTACAAAGATCCCGTCCGGACAGCGGAAACGATTGATGAAGACGGCTGGCATCACACCGGCGACATTGGACAGTGGCTACCGAACGGTACCCTCAAGGTAATCGACCGCAAAAAACATATCTTCAAGCTGAGTCAAGGCGAGTACATCGTTCCGGAGAAGATCGAAAATGCATACATTCGCAGTCAGTACATCGAGCAAGTGTTTGTTCACGGTGAAAGTCTGAAG AGCTGTGTCGTAGCGATTGTAGTGCCTGATGTGGAAGTGATCAAGCACTGGGCCGTCGAGAACAACATTCCGGGAACACTCAGCGTACTGTGCAGCAATCCGGACGTCAAGCAACTTATCTTGACCGACATGATCGCCTGGGGCAAGGAATTCGGACTCAAATCATTCGAGCAG GTCAAGGACATTTACCTACATCCGGATCCATTCTCGGTTCAGAACGGACTGCTGACCCCGACGTTCAAGAGTAGACGGCCTCAGATCAAGAGCTACTTTGCACCTCAACTGGACGACATGTACAAGCACCTGGACTGA